The proteins below come from a single candidate division KSB1 bacterium genomic window:
- a CDS encoding efflux RND transporter periplasmic adaptor subunit: MKNKSNLSVRALTFLSIPLLFGLIVSLSSCGSEEKTTEMAAMEHQEESQLWTCGMHPEVLLHEPGQCPICKMDLVPVRITSGESEIQDTQSKGERKVLYWQAPMDPTEIYDESGKSKMGMDLIPVYEDQTTLGAGGYIKIDPVTVQNMGVRTTMVERGDFTRSIRTVGKIQYNEEKLYIVTTKISGWIEKLFVNYVGEMVRKGEPLLEIYSPELVITQQEFLLALENRKKLAKSTFDSITRNSESLFESSRQRLLYWDVPKSEIDRLEKTGEVKKTIRLESPASGMVVQKNAVEGLHVKAGTNLYEIADLSSIWVHASIYDYELPWIREGAEAKMELSYLPGKIFHGRVAYIYPYLREKSRTAHVRLDFSNPVLELKIGMYANIEIQTPTIKDAVIIPSEAVIRSGTRNVIFVVRGEGKFEPRQVKLGEEGDNGKIRVISGLIGNEEVVISAQFLLDSESRLQEVIQKLLAEKQKKTQPMDTQDSATKEKKEMENMQNMESKEHNH, encoded by the coding sequence ATGAAAAATAAATCAAACTTATCAGTAAGGGCATTAACCTTTCTTTCCATTCCACTTCTTTTCGGGTTAATTGTAAGCTTATCCAGTTGTGGTTCAGAGGAAAAAACCACAGAAATGGCAGCGATGGAACATCAGGAAGAGAGCCAGTTATGGACATGCGGAATGCATCCGGAAGTTCTGTTGCATGAACCCGGTCAATGTCCTATATGCAAGATGGATCTTGTTCCGGTAAGGATTACTTCTGGGGAATCTGAAATTCAAGATACACAATCGAAAGGTGAGCGCAAAGTATTGTATTGGCAAGCTCCCATGGATCCAACTGAAATATACGACGAGTCAGGGAAATCGAAGATGGGAATGGACTTGATCCCAGTCTATGAAGACCAGACAACTCTTGGCGCTGGTGGTTATATAAAAATTGACCCGGTAACTGTACAAAACATGGGTGTTCGAACCACCATGGTTGAACGCGGAGATTTTACCCGTTCCATCCGAACGGTGGGAAAGATCCAGTACAATGAAGAAAAACTATATATTGTAACCACCAAAATTTCCGGTTGGATCGAAAAGCTATTTGTGAATTACGTAGGAGAGATGGTTCGTAAAGGAGAGCCTCTCCTCGAAATTTATTCACCGGAGCTAGTGATCACCCAGCAAGAATTCTTGTTGGCTCTTGAGAACCGGAAGAAACTAGCCAAGAGCACTTTTGATTCGATTACAAGAAACTCGGAGTCACTTTTTGAATCAAGCCGACAACGTCTTCTCTACTGGGATGTTCCTAAATCAGAAATTGATCGATTAGAAAAGACCGGCGAAGTAAAGAAAACAATCAGGCTGGAATCGCCGGCAAGTGGAATGGTGGTGCAAAAGAATGCTGTTGAAGGCCTTCATGTTAAGGCGGGTACAAATTTATATGAAATTGCAGATTTGTCCAGTATCTGGGTTCACGCAAGTATTTATGACTATGAATTGCCATGGATTCGGGAAGGGGCGGAAGCAAAAATGGAGCTTTCTTACCTGCCTGGAAAGATTTTCCATGGTAGAGTCGCTTATATCTACCCATATCTTCGCGAGAAATCACGGACTGCTCATGTCCGCCTTGATTTTTCCAATCCGGTTCTGGAGCTAAAGATTGGTATGTATGCGAATATAGAAATCCAGACTCCTACCATAAAAGATGCTGTAATCATACCATCCGAAGCGGTCATACGGTCTGGCACTCGAAATGTGATTTTTGTTGTTCGGGGTGAAGGAAAATTTGAACCACGGCAGGTAAAACTAGGAGAAGAAGGAGATAACGGAAAAATCCGCGTGATCTCCGGCCTCATTGGAAATGAAGAAGTTGTTATTTCAGCGCAGTTTCTACTTGACAGTGAAAGCCGCTTACAAGAAGTTATTCAAAAATTGTTAGCTGAGAAACAGAAAAAAACACAGCCAATGGATACGCAAGATAGCGCAACAAAAGAAAAGAAAGAGATGGAAAACATGCAGAACATGGAATCGAAAGAACATAATCACTGA
- a CDS encoding TolC family protein, whose protein sequence is MLRVYFYLFLISGIWIPWQISAQGKTGASDLKTKAPVSLNYLIQEAAQNNPAIQAAEKRYLAFLNIPSQVSTLPDPMLSYTRWIENVETRVGPQENVFMLTQRIPFPGKLGLKGEIANQDAEAAQYHLSAVRRDVIFKVKTTYFNLYKVDRSKQILDQYLDLLRDFAQVATTRYSTGQGIQAQVLKAHVEISNIIVKQLNFDKMRTGVVTRMNALLDQPVNAPIGLVVVIDSCRIQLNENQLLQRALAQRQELLANQSMIRKAEFAKRLAKKNYYPDFNIQATYITIPKVNNSFSDSGKDPFGILVGINLPIWLGGRKAGVNQAEENILAQNLSYENLMNHVQAEVADLIFQIKTLAEILDLYEQGLLTQAESSLQSAIAAYQTGKLDFLNLLDAERMLLQLRLAYTNEQANYCKQVAALERAVGGDFAMGK, encoded by the coding sequence ATGCTTCGAGTTTATTTCTATTTATTTTTGATTTCAGGGATTTGGATTCCCTGGCAAATTAGTGCCCAGGGAAAAACGGGTGCAAGTGACTTGAAAACCAAGGCCCCGGTATCCTTAAACTATTTGATTCAAGAGGCTGCACAGAACAATCCTGCCATTCAAGCAGCTGAGAAACGCTACTTGGCTTTTCTCAATATTCCGAGCCAGGTCTCTACCCTGCCAGATCCAATGTTAAGTTATACCAGGTGGATAGAGAATGTGGAAACACGAGTTGGACCGCAAGAAAATGTATTCATGCTGACACAGCGCATTCCGTTTCCAGGCAAACTTGGTCTTAAAGGTGAGATTGCCAACCAGGATGCTGAAGCGGCCCAATATCACCTGAGTGCAGTTCGCCGTGATGTGATTTTCAAAGTAAAGACTACTTATTTCAATCTTTACAAAGTTGACCGTTCAAAACAAATACTCGACCAATATCTTGATCTACTCCGTGATTTCGCCCAGGTAGCTACAACAAGATACAGTACCGGACAAGGCATCCAGGCGCAAGTACTAAAAGCCCATGTGGAAATTTCAAACATCATCGTTAAACAACTCAACTTTGATAAAATGCGAACAGGCGTGGTAACAAGAATGAATGCCTTGTTGGATCAACCAGTGAATGCGCCCATTGGACTCGTTGTGGTGATCGATTCATGCAGGATTCAACTCAATGAAAATCAATTATTGCAGCGGGCTCTTGCACAGCGCCAAGAACTGCTTGCCAATCAATCGATGATCCGAAAGGCTGAGTTCGCCAAAAGATTGGCGAAAAAAAATTACTACCCGGATTTCAATATTCAAGCCACTTACATTACAATTCCTAAGGTAAACAATTCATTTTCGGATTCAGGTAAAGATCCTTTCGGTATCTTGGTTGGTATTAACCTGCCTATATGGTTAGGCGGTAGAAAAGCTGGTGTGAACCAGGCCGAAGAGAATATCCTGGCACAGAATTTAAGCTATGAGAACTTGATGAATCATGTTCAAGCTGAGGTTGCAGACCTAATTTTTCAAATAAAAACACTGGCAGAAATTTTGGATTTGTACGAACAGGGTTTACTTACGCAAGCGGAGAGCAGTTTGCAATCAGCCATTGCTGCGTACCAAACCGGCAAACTGGATTTTCTCAATTTACTGGATGCAGAACGTATGCTTCTACAACTTCGATTGGCATATACCAATGAACAAGCCAACTATTGCAAACAAGTGGCAGCGCTTGAACGTGCGGTTGGCGGTGATTTTGCAATGGGAAAATGA
- a CDS encoding DUF2207 domain-containing protein: MRRISIICMTIFLLALLNVLSLYAKSYKIIKIEIIATVNLDGSIDIQEFRTYKFKGRFRWADYRKSVKGFDSIENFVLRDENFIYHSSSGKEKGTYQVSYSNDEFYVKWFYSARNESKTFILSYKLTNILNIYPDVAELNYQFVGGEWDHGTREVNVIVKLPYGAALDEVRAWAHGPLWGNVTIMDETTIHLDIVDLPRYRFWEGRILFPARLVSNLPLSASTSMLDNIIAEETRWAREANEARIRAQQELAERNKRWKTGAIVLSVLAIAGFLIWLPIFNQHGRPYPSKFRSQYYSDIPNDLPPALMGYFVKYRSVTGSAMVATLFDLARRGFLKISEEKVSVNSIFGKKEKTEFSIKLEKDHLEEKFGDLQPFENKLIDYLFEELSKDGHSISMKEIAKSRSKTTKWFSKWRKEIADLAKEKGFYDLDSRRKMMKGLIPSLGLILVGFVSIPITGPGAIIPCVVGLVLFIITVATYRISREYIDQYAQWKALGRYLRRYKFTQTDRSEITTMMDRYLIYGMILGLTSKRIKQLINLVPDKMHSTIFPWYIYHGEYSGDSFGTAFGTAVSSMVTVASSSFSSATGTGGGASAGGGGGAGGGGGGAG, from the coding sequence ATGAGACGAATTTCAATTATTTGCATGACCATTTTTCTATTAGCTTTATTGAATGTTTTATCCCTATATGCCAAATCTTACAAAATTATCAAAATTGAAATTATTGCCACGGTAAACCTGGATGGCAGCATCGATATTCAGGAATTCAGGACTTATAAGTTCAAAGGTAGATTTCGCTGGGCTGATTATCGAAAGTCTGTCAAAGGTTTTGATTCAATTGAGAATTTTGTATTAAGGGATGAAAACTTTATTTACCACAGTAGTTCAGGTAAAGAAAAGGGAACCTACCAGGTTAGTTATAGCAATGATGAATTTTATGTGAAGTGGTTTTATAGCGCAAGAAATGAAAGCAAGACTTTTATCCTTTCCTACAAGCTTACAAACATTCTGAATATTTATCCGGATGTCGCTGAACTCAATTACCAATTTGTCGGCGGTGAGTGGGATCACGGAACCAGGGAAGTCAATGTAATCGTAAAATTGCCATATGGCGCTGCACTGGATGAAGTGCGAGCCTGGGCGCACGGTCCGTTATGGGGAAATGTAACAATAATGGATGAAACCACAATCCACCTGGATATTGTGGATCTGCCAAGATATAGATTCTGGGAAGGCAGGATTTTATTCCCTGCACGATTAGTTTCAAATTTACCGTTATCGGCATCGACGAGTATGTTGGACAATATCATCGCGGAAGAGACCCGATGGGCCCGGGAAGCCAATGAAGCAAGGATCAGGGCTCAACAGGAATTGGCAGAAAGAAATAAGCGCTGGAAAACAGGTGCAATCGTATTGTCAGTTTTAGCAATAGCAGGTTTTCTAATTTGGCTGCCAATCTTCAATCAACATGGCCGACCTTACCCTTCGAAATTTCGCAGCCAATATTATTCCGATATTCCCAATGACTTGCCTCCTGCACTTATGGGATATTTTGTCAAGTATCGATCTGTTACAGGCAGTGCAATGGTTGCCACTCTTTTTGATTTAGCCAGGAGAGGTTTTCTTAAGATTTCGGAAGAGAAGGTCAGCGTCAATTCGATCTTTGGTAAAAAAGAAAAAACGGAATTCTCGATAAAATTAGAAAAGGATCATCTGGAAGAGAAATTTGGAGACCTGCAACCATTTGAAAATAAACTCATCGATTATCTATTTGAGGAGTTATCAAAGGATGGCCATTCAATTTCAATGAAAGAAATAGCAAAATCCAGAAGTAAGACGACAAAATGGTTTTCCAAATGGAGAAAAGAAATTGCAGACCTGGCAAAAGAAAAGGGGTTTTACGATTTAGACAGTAGACGAAAAATGATGAAAGGTTTGATCCCATCCCTAGGTCTTATTCTGGTAGGGTTTGTGTCCATACCTATTACGGGTCCCGGCGCAATTATCCCATGTGTGGTAGGCTTGGTATTGTTTATTATCACAGTAGCCACTTACCGGATTTCAAGGGAATACATTGACCAATATGCGCAATGGAAAGCTTTAGGGCGATACCTGCGCAGGTACAAATTTACCCAAACAGATCGAAGCGAAATAACCACGATGATGGATCGTTATTTGATTTACGGCATGATTCTTGGATTAACGTCCAAGCGAATTAAACAACTGATTAACCTGGTACCTGACAAAATGCACAGCACCATTTTCCCATGGTACATCTATCATGGTGAGTACTCGGGTGACAGCTTTGGAACAGCATTTGGGACTGCAGTTTCTTCTATGGTTACCGTGGCAAGCAGCAGCTTTAGTTCAGCCACAGGAACCGGTGGCGGTGCATCAGCCGGTGGGGGCGGAGGCGCCGGTGGGGGTGGTGGAGGGGCAGGTTAA
- a CDS encoding RNA-binding transcriptional accessory protein → MSQDRMIEIIADDLELRVNQVKSTVELLDQDNTIPFIARYRKEVTGKLDEEQIRNVQTHIKYLRNLEERKQTVLKTIAEQEKLTDELRSRICQTRKLQEVEDLYLPYKPKRKTRGTVAKARGLEPLAMLIWQQETLDGTPEELAQPFVDAEKEIPTVADALQGACDIVAEMVSDRADIRQFTREYTTRNGVVESEAKDKESRSDFEMYYDYNEPVKQIPPHRILAMNRGEKEGILKVNIEVEQDKIIKLTEQMLITEPMSIFTSHFEESILDAYKRLIEPSIEREIRNQLTEKADLHAINIFTKNLRNLLLQPPIRGKRIMGIDPGFRSGCKIAVIDETGKYLEGTTIFPHPPQNNYDEAKRTLFDFTNKHFVNVIAIGNGTASRETEQLVADLIREQLNDVVYVIVNEAGASVYSASEIAREEFPKLDASMRGNISIARRLLDPLSELVKIDPKSIGVGLYQHDINQKKLSESLDIVVESVVNYVGVDLNTASAALLQFVSGLNSRTAKNILSHRDQQGSFTNREQLTKVSGMGPKAYEQCAGFLRIPESKNLLERTAIHPESYGATEKLLKKLGLDLATITLRSELLRERIQENKQSLADLAADVGIGEPTLEDIIENLEKPGRDPRADMPKPIFRSDVLKMEDLREGMILKGTVRNVVDFGAFVDIGVKQDGLVHRSEMGKKGRNPLDVVAVGDVIEIRVLKVDLERGRVSLSMMLD, encoded by the coding sequence ATGTCACAAGACAGGATGATTGAGATCATTGCCGATGATTTGGAGTTGAGAGTCAACCAGGTTAAGAGTACAGTCGAATTATTGGACCAGGACAATACCATTCCGTTTATCGCTCGCTACAGAAAAGAAGTAACCGGCAAGCTGGATGAAGAACAAATTCGCAATGTTCAAACGCACATCAAGTATTTACGCAATTTGGAAGAAAGAAAGCAAACCGTCCTTAAAACCATCGCTGAGCAAGAAAAACTAACGGACGAATTGCGATCCCGGATTTGCCAAACCAGGAAATTGCAGGAAGTTGAAGATCTTTATTTACCATATAAACCAAAACGGAAAACCCGGGGAACGGTGGCGAAGGCGCGGGGATTGGAACCCCTTGCCATGTTGATCTGGCAGCAAGAAACGCTGGATGGAACACCGGAAGAGTTGGCACAACCGTTTGTCGATGCGGAGAAAGAAATCCCGACCGTGGCAGATGCACTCCAGGGCGCTTGTGATATTGTAGCCGAGATGGTATCGGATCGCGCCGATATTCGCCAGTTTACACGAGAATACACGACTCGCAATGGAGTAGTTGAAAGTGAAGCTAAGGATAAGGAAAGCCGGTCTGATTTTGAGATGTACTACGATTACAATGAACCGGTAAAGCAAATCCCGCCCCACCGGATCCTGGCGATGAATCGTGGTGAAAAAGAAGGTATCCTGAAAGTAAACATCGAAGTTGAACAGGATAAAATCATTAAATTGACAGAGCAAATGTTAATCACCGAACCGATGTCTATCTTCACGAGTCATTTTGAAGAGTCGATTCTGGATGCTTACAAACGTTTAATCGAACCTTCTATCGAACGGGAAATTCGAAACCAGCTTACGGAAAAAGCCGATTTGCATGCGATTAACATTTTCACAAAAAACCTGCGCAATCTATTGCTGCAACCCCCGATCAGGGGAAAGCGAATTATGGGCATTGATCCCGGTTTTCGTTCCGGCTGTAAGATTGCCGTTATCGACGAAACCGGTAAATATTTGGAGGGGACAACCATTTTTCCCCATCCTCCGCAAAATAATTATGACGAAGCAAAACGCACTCTATTTGATTTTACCAATAAACATTTTGTAAATGTCATCGCTATCGGAAATGGTACAGCCTCGCGGGAAACCGAGCAGTTAGTGGCAGATCTTATCCGGGAGCAGTTGAATGACGTGGTATATGTAATCGTTAACGAAGCCGGCGCCTCGGTTTATTCAGCGTCGGAAATCGCCCGGGAAGAATTCCCGAAATTGGACGCCAGCATGCGGGGCAATATTTCAATCGCCAGACGCTTACTCGATCCGTTATCCGAATTGGTTAAGATCGATCCGAAATCAATTGGCGTCGGTTTATACCAGCATGATATCAATCAGAAAAAATTAAGTGAATCATTAGACATCGTTGTGGAATCCGTGGTCAATTATGTAGGCGTTGATTTAAACACGGCTTCCGCAGCCCTCCTGCAATTTGTCTCCGGTTTAAATTCCCGCACGGCCAAGAATATTCTTTCTCATCGTGATCAACAAGGCAGTTTTACAAATCGGGAACAGCTAACCAAGGTCAGTGGAATGGGGCCAAAAGCATATGAGCAATGTGCAGGTTTTCTTCGCATTCCCGAAAGCAAAAATTTATTGGAGCGGACTGCCATTCACCCGGAATCTTACGGAGCCACCGAAAAATTATTAAAAAAACTAGGCCTCGATCTGGCTACTATTACACTGCGAAGCGAGCTTCTGCGTGAACGGATTCAGGAGAATAAACAAAGTTTGGCAGATTTAGCAGCTGATGTTGGAATCGGTGAGCCGACTCTTGAAGACATCATCGAAAATTTGGAAAAGCCCGGCCGCGATCCTCGCGCTGATATGCCCAAACCCATTTTTCGCAGCGACGTACTAAAAATGGAAGATCTGCGTGAAGGCATGATTCTCAAAGGAACCGTAAGAAATGTGGTGGATTTCGGCGCCTTTGTGGACATCGGCGTAAAACAAGACGGGCTGGTTCACCGCAGTGAGATGGGTAAAAAAGGACGCAATCCATTGGATGTGGTAGCCGTGGGAGATGTGATAGAAATTCGGGTGCTGAAAGTGGATTTGGAAAGGGGGCGGGTGAGCTTGAGTATGATGCTTGATTAA
- a CDS encoding DUF4149 domain-containing protein: MFTFGTFILWLHILAVIVWVGGTICFVLVISPVLKNHFASTREFAEVLIKINNRFKTVQWEAIGVIILTGIFNLINVSYMRNFNFSSNYINFLVFKLILVTLIIVSQGIQNSVYGPRLISMARSYDQKLESFPESYKKIRRKIFFLLMVNIGFAAMVIYIGLGLKYM, encoded by the coding sequence ATGTTTACATTCGGCACTTTTATCCTGTGGCTGCACATCCTGGCTGTCATCGTCTGGGTAGGTGGCACTATTTGTTTTGTGTTGGTTATAAGTCCGGTCTTAAAGAATCACTTTGCTTCAACCAGAGAATTTGCTGAAGTCTTAATAAAAATAAATAACCGGTTTAAGACGGTTCAATGGGAAGCAATTGGAGTGATTATTTTGACTGGGATCTTCAATTTAATTAATGTCAGCTATATGCGTAATTTTAACTTTAGTTCAAATTACATCAATTTTTTAGTTTTTAAACTAATTCTAGTGACACTGATTATTGTTAGCCAGGGAATACAAAATTCGGTGTACGGTCCAAGGTTAATCTCCATGGCTAGAAGCTATGATCAAAAGTTAGAATCGTTTCCGGAATCCTATAAAAAAATTCGCCGAAAAATTTTCTTTCTTTTGATGGTAAATATAGGGTTCGCAGCTATGGTTATTTACATTGGATTGGGATTGAAATATATGTGA
- a CDS encoding PCP reductase family protein: MKFLCVECDEAMKLKETSGPENGSMTVIFHCPKCGKDIAMLTNQMETQMVRSLDVKIGGRSVPAEPMEKIRSSLTYQKEDTELSTENQDVEQAPENSSPTSKCPFTGMVEEAYESDSELIWTDEAKERMDRIPSFVRSMIKKRIEQHAMENGFKEINATVLEEVREQMGM, from the coding sequence ATGAAATTTTTATGTGTTGAATGCGATGAGGCAATGAAGCTGAAAGAGACCTCAGGCCCTGAAAACGGCTCGATGACGGTTATCTTTCATTGCCCGAAATGCGGCAAAGACATCGCTATGCTAACAAACCAGATGGAAACCCAGATGGTACGATCCCTCGATGTAAAAATTGGCGGCAGGTCTGTACCAGCCGAGCCAATGGAAAAAATTAGAAGCTCATTGACTTATCAAAAAGAAGATACTGAGCTATCAACCGAAAACCAAGATGTTGAGCAAGCACCTGAAAATTCAAGTCCCACTTCAAAATGTCCATTTACCGGAATGGTTGAAGAAGCATATGAATCCGATAGTGAGCTTATTTGGACGGATGAAGCCAAAGAACGAATGGATAGAATCCCTTCTTTTGTTCGCTCCATGATTAAAAAAAGAATTGAGCAGCATGCAATGGAGAATGGTTTTAAGGAAATCAATGCTACGGTCTTGGAAGAAGTTAGAGAGCAGATGGGGATGTAG
- a CDS encoding Mrp/NBP35 family ATP-binding protein → MKKYHDIKGDGGSNIVAQVGEQIDRMQARMASIHNIITVMSGKGGVGKSSIAVNLASTFALAGNKVGILDADINGPSIAKMTGVRNQKLKYEKSGTLPVLSQLNMKIMSMDLFLPDDSSPVLWDAPTQKDSYTWRGMMEAAALREFLSDTNWGKLDTLFIDLPPGTDKLANLADVLPQITGTIIVTIPSAVSQFVVGKSIKMANEILKTPVIGIIENMSNHVCANCGHEEELFPAGNVEEFAIKHGISYLGNIPFDPRIAVCADEGDFFLQKYSDRPAGKSIRQIADKIKVSLYEKTLNLEN, encoded by the coding sequence TTGAAAAAGTATCACGACATAAAAGGCGACGGTGGCTCAAACATTGTGGCTCAGGTTGGCGAACAAATAGATCGCATGCAAGCCAGAATGGCTTCCATTCACAATATTATCACTGTGATGAGCGGTAAAGGCGGAGTTGGTAAGAGTTCTATTGCGGTAAATTTGGCATCTACTTTTGCACTGGCAGGAAATAAAGTGGGGATTTTAGATGCGGACATCAATGGACCATCTATCGCTAAAATGACAGGTGTTCGAAACCAAAAACTCAAATATGAAAAATCGGGCACCCTGCCTGTATTAAGCCAATTAAATATGAAAATTATGTCGATGGATCTATTCTTGCCTGATGACAGCTCTCCCGTTCTATGGGACGCCCCGACCCAAAAAGACTCCTATACCTGGCGCGGAATGATGGAAGCGGCAGCACTGCGAGAATTTCTCTCTGATACGAATTGGGGTAAATTGGATACTCTTTTTATCGACTTACCTCCCGGCACCGATAAATTAGCCAACCTGGCTGATGTACTACCCCAAATAACAGGAACTATTATTGTCACAATTCCCTCGGCGGTTTCACAATTTGTGGTTGGCAAATCTATAAAAATGGCAAATGAAATATTAAAAACGCCGGTTATTGGAATTATAGAAAATATGTCTAACCATGTTTGTGCCAACTGTGGTCACGAGGAAGAATTATTCCCAGCCGGTAATGTTGAGGAATTTGCAATAAAACATGGCATCTCATATTTAGGGAATATCCCGTTCGACCCCAGGATCGCAGTTTGTGCAGATGAGGGAGATTTTTTTCTACAGAAATATTCAGACCGACCGGCAGGAAAATCGATTCGTCAAATAGCCGATAAAATTAAAGTTAGTTTATATGAAAAAACTTTAAACTTGGAGAATTGA
- a CDS encoding universal stress protein: MFKKIYVPVDNSDHSLSSIEFAVDFSKRFESKLVGCHAYAAKMHDIRFKQMEFTLPEEYQVEEELEKQRSIHDTLITMGLELISDSYLEVMNKYCQAAKIPFEPKMIDGKNYKVLVDDINESDYDLVIMGALGLGAVRDSVIGSVTDRVVRRIKTDTLIVKNTSPLEEQLDGSGNGEVKHELGNGGNIVVCVDGSPESFAGLKTALELGKALNKEVEAISVYDPYLHYTLFNSLVHVLTEKATKVFKFKEQEQLHEDVIDTGLAKIYQSHLEVSRRIASEQGIELKITLIDGKAFEKILQYVRRERPWLLVMGRIGVHSDEEMDIGSNTENLLRMAPCNVLLSSKRFVPAIDIRAEESMIWTEDATKLLNTAPAGVRGIARTTIHRWAMERGHSVINIKIIEKSLSTILPPKAMQAMGIIAEEVAIDKGNLLESETYICKECGYAAKDIKPVICPICKSKTDQFQKLDKQAIENLAPLEGAISEELTFDNIKLKWTSDAKQALHEVPSGYQRRRTKAQIEKSARVKKIPIITKLQVYEVAGDVIEETKNLEERGKLKKTPYSASGPATEIIKDGEFSWTSSAVARLNRVPEGFMRDKTKERIVDFANKIKVELITLEIAEEGIAEGRIMMEEMMKNIDKDNSTESGNENQKGQKLTESENGRMGEGENDSNKSRGDIENGAKNKKL; encoded by the coding sequence ATGTTTAAAAAGATTTATGTTCCCGTGGATAATTCAGATCATTCCTTATCGAGCATCGAGTTTGCAGTTGACTTTTCAAAACGGTTCGAATCAAAGCTGGTTGGTTGTCATGCCTATGCAGCCAAGATGCATGACATACGGTTTAAACAGATGGAATTCACCCTACCGGAAGAGTATCAAGTTGAGGAAGAATTAGAGAAGCAACGAAGCATCCACGACACCCTGATCACCATGGGACTGGAACTTATTTCAGACTCATATCTGGAAGTGATGAACAAATACTGCCAGGCGGCGAAAATCCCTTTCGAACCTAAAATGATCGATGGCAAGAATTATAAAGTCCTCGTTGATGATATCAACGAAAGTGATTACGACCTGGTGATTATGGGAGCTTTGGGGCTTGGCGCTGTGAGAGATAGCGTGATCGGTAGTGTTACAGATCGTGTGGTTCGTAGAATCAAAACCGACACCTTGATCGTCAAGAACACGTCACCCCTTGAAGAACAACTCGATGGGAGCGGCAACGGAGAAGTTAAGCATGAACTGGGCAACGGCGGTAATATCGTTGTTTGTGTTGACGGCAGTCCGGAGTCGTTTGCAGGTTTAAAGACTGCGCTTGAATTGGGAAAAGCTTTGAATAAAGAAGTCGAAGCAATTTCCGTTTATGATCCTTATTTACATTACACCCTTTTCAACAGTCTTGTACATGTTCTAACCGAAAAAGCGACCAAGGTTTTCAAATTTAAAGAGCAGGAACAACTTCATGAGGATGTAATCGATACTGGTCTGGCCAAGATCTATCAATCGCATCTTGAAGTCTCCCGCAGGATAGCAAGCGAACAAGGCATTGAATTAAAAATTACTTTAATCGATGGTAAAGCGTTTGAAAAGATCCTTCAATACGTTCGTCGAGAAAGACCCTGGCTGCTGGTAATGGGTCGAATTGGTGTACACAGTGATGAAGAAATGGATATAGGCAGCAATACCGAGAACCTTCTCAGAATGGCGCCCTGTAATGTCCTGTTATCCAGTAAAAGGTTTGTGCCAGCTATCGATATTCGGGCAGAAGAATCTATGATCTGGACCGAGGACGCCACCAAGTTGTTAAATACGGCGCCTGCAGGTGTACGTGGGATTGCACGGACCACTATACATCGTTGGGCCATGGAAAGAGGACATTCGGTTATCAATATAAAAATTATCGAAAAATCGCTGTCAACAATTTTGCCGCCAAAGGCCATGCAAGCGATGGGCATTATCGCGGAAGAGGTGGCGATCGACAAAGGCAACCTGCTGGAGTCCGAAACTTATATCTGTAAAGAATGTGGCTATGCGGCTAAAGATATTAAACCGGTCATTTGCCCTATATGTAAATCGAAAACCGATCAATTCCAAAAACTGGACAAACAAGCCATCGAAAACCTTGCACCCCTGGAAGGTGCTATCTCCGAAGAGTTAACCTTTGACAATATTAAACTGAAATGGACCAGCGATGCAAAGCAGGCTTTACATGAGGTTCCGTCAGGATATCAAAGACGACGAACGAAAGCGCAGATCGAGAAATCCGCCCGGGTAAAGAAAATTCCGATCATAACCAAACTTCAGGTTTATGAAGTTGCCGGAGATGTTATCGAGGAAACGAAAAATCTCGAAGAGCGAGGGAAGCTTAAGAAGACACCTTACAGTGCAAGCGGTCCGGCCACAGAAATCATCAAAGACGGCGAGTTCTCCTGGACTTCTTCAGCCGTTGCACGCCTTAATCGCGTTCCGGAAGGCTTTATGCGTGATAAAACCAAAGAAAGAATTGTGGATTTTGCCAATAAGATAAAAGTTGAGTTAATCACACTCGAAATCGCAGAAGAAGGCATCGCTGAAGGGCGGATAATGATGGAGGAGATGATGAAAAATATTGATAAAGATAATTCAACAGAATCAGGGAACGAAAACCAGAAGGGGCAGAAGTTAACTGAATCGGAGAACGGGAGAATGGGCGAAGGGGAGAATGATTCTAATAAGAGTCGGGGAGATATAGAGAATGGCGCCAAGAATAAAAAGTTATAA